A window from Odocoileus virginianus isolate 20LAN1187 ecotype Illinois chromosome 24, Ovbor_1.2, whole genome shotgun sequence encodes these proteins:
- the PRPF40B gene encoding pre-mRNA-processing factor 40 homolog B isoform X13, with protein sequence MPPPGIPPPFPPMGLPPMSQRPPAIPPMPPGIMPPMLPPMGAPPPLTQIPGMVPPMMPGMLMPAVPVTTATAPGADTASSAVAGTGPPRALWSEHVAPDGRIYYYNADDKQSVWEKPSVLKSKAELLLSQCPWKEYKSDTGKPYYYNNQSKESRWTRPKDLDDLEALVKQEAAGKQQQPQTLQPQPPQPQPDPPPVPPGPTLLPTGLLEPEPGGSEDCTVSEAAQPLEQGFLQQPEEGPSSSAGQHQPPQQEEEESKPEPERSGLSWSNREKAKQAFKELLRDKAVPSNASWEQAMKMVVTDPRYSALPKLSEKKQAFNAYKAQREKEEKEEARLRAKEAKQTLQHFLEQHERMTSTTRYRRAEQTFGELEVWAVVPERDRKEVYDDVLFFLAKKEKEQAKQLRRRNIQALKSILDGMSSVNFQTTWSQAQQYLMDNPSFAQDHQLQNMDKEDALICFEEHIRALEREEEEERERARLRERRQQRKNREAFQTFLDELHETGQLHSMSTWMELYPAVSTDIRFANMLGQPGSTPLDLFKFYVEELKARFHDEKKIIKDILKDRGFCVEVNTAFEDFAHVISFDKRAAALDAGNIKLTFNSLLEKAEAREREREKEEARRLRRREAAFRSMLRQAVPALELGTAWEEVRERFVCDSAFEQITLESERIRLFREFLQVLETECQHLHSKGRKHGRKGKKHHRKRSHSPSVSWRGSESGDEELPPPSLRPPKRRRRNPSESGSEPSSSLDSVESGGAALGGRGSPSSRLLLGSDHGLRKAKKPKKKTKKRRHKSNSPESETDPEEKAAKESDEKEPEQDKDRDLRRAELPNRSPAFGIKKEKTGWDTSESELSEGELERRRRTLLQQLDDHQ encoded by the exons ATGCCTCCTCCAGGAATCCCCCCACCTTTTCCTCCAATGGGGCTTCCTCCCATGAGTCAGAGACCACCGGCCATCCCCCCCATGCCACCTGGCATCATGCCCCCAATGCTCCCACCAATGGGGGCACCACCACCGCTCACACAG ATACCAGGAATGGTACCTCCCATGATGCCAGGAATGCTGATGCCAGCAGTGCCCGTCACCACAGCG ACGGCTCCGGGTGCGGACACCGCCAGCT CTGCTGTGGCTGGGACAGGCCCTCCG aGGGCACTGTGGAGTGAGCATGTGGCCCCTGATGGGCGCATCTACTACTACAATGCTGACGACAAGCAGTCCGTGTGGGAGAAGCCCAGCGTGCTCAAGTCCAAGGCAGAG CTCCTGCTGTCCCAGTGTCCCTGGAAAGAGTACAAGTCGGACACAGGCAAACCTTACTACTACAACAATCAGAGTAAGGAGTCCCGCTGGACCCGGCCCAAGGACCTGGATGACTtggagg CTCTAGTCAAACAAGAGGCTGCAGG GAAACAGCAGCAGCCACAGACACTACAGCCACAGCCTCCTCAGCCTCAGCCCGATCCCCCACCTGTGCCGCCTGGCCCCACCTTGCTGCCCACAGGCCTCCTAGAACCTGAGCCAGGTGGGAGTGAAGATTGCACTGTGTCAGAGGCTGCCCAGCCCCTGGAGCAGGGGTTCCTGCAGCAGCCAGAGGAGGGCCCCAGCAG TTCTGCTGGACAGCATCAGCCACCAcagcaagaggaagaagaatcAAAACCGGAGCCGGAGAGGTCTGGTCTCAGTTGGAGTAACCGGGAGAAGGCAAAGCAGGCCTTCAAGGAGCTGCTGAGGGACAAG GCTGTCCCCTCCAATGCTTCGTGGGAACAGGCCATGAAGATGGTGGTCACTGACCCCCGTTACAG TGCCTTGCCCAAACTGAGTGAGAAAAAGCAGGCATTCAATGCCTACAAAGCACAgcgggagaaggaggagaaggaagaggcccGGCTAAGAGCCAAGGAGGCCAAGCAGACCTTGCAGCATTTCCTGGAGCAGCATGAACGCATGACCTCCACCACCCGCTACCG GCGGGCAGAACAGACGTTTGGGGAGCTGGAGGTCTGGGCTGTGGTCCCTGAGAGGGATCGAAAAGAGGTTTATGATGATGTCCTCTTCTTCCTGGCCAAGAAGGAGAAG GAACAGGCTAAGCAGCTGCGGCGCCGCAACATCCAGGCCCTGAAGAGCATCCTAGATGGGATGAGTAGTGTCAACTTCCAAACCACCTGGTCCCAGGCCCAGCAGTACCTCATGGATAATCCCAGCTTTGCTCAGGACCATCAGCTGCAGA ACATGGACAAGGAAGATGCGCTGATCTGCTTTGAGGAGCACATCCGAGctttggagagggaggaggaggaggagcgagAGCGAGCCCGACTTCGGGAGCGGCGCCAGCAGCGCAAGAACCGGGAGGCCTTCCAG ACCTTCCTGGACGAGCTGCACGAGACAGGGCAGCTGCACTCCATGTCCACCTGGATGGAGCTGTACCCAGCGGTCAGCACTGACATCCGCTTTGCCAACATGCTGGGCCAGCCGG GCTCCACCCCTCTGGACTTGTTCAAGTTCTATGTGGAGGAGTTGAAGGCACGATTCCATGATGAGAAGAAGATCATAAAGGACATCCTTAAG GACCGGGGCTTCTGCGTGGAGGTGAACACAGCCTTCGAGGACTTCGCCCACGTCATAAGCTTTGACAAGAGGGCTGCTGCGCTGGATGCAGGCAACATCAAGCTGACTTTCAATAGT CTGCTGGAAAAAGCAGAGGCACGCGAGAGAGAGCGGGAGAAGGAGGAGGCCCGGCGGCTGCGGCGCAGGGAAGCTGCCTTCCGAAGCATGCTGAGGCAGGCTGTGCCTGCTCTGGAGCTGGGCACGGCCTGGGAAGAG GTCCGTGAGCGCTTTGTGTGCGACTCAGCCTTTGAGCAGATCACCCTGGAGTCGGAGCGGATCCGGCTCTTTCGGGAGTTCCTGCAGGTACTGGAG ACGGAATGCCAGCACCTCCACAGCAAAGGCCGGAAGCACGGCAGAAAGGGCAAGAAGCACCATCGCAAGCGCTCCCACTCACCTTCAGTGAGTTGGCGG GGCTCTGAGTCAGGAGACGAGGAGCTGCCCCCACCCTCTCTCCGGCCCCCCAAGCGGAGGCGACGGAACCCCTCGGAGTCGGGCTCTGAGCCCTCTTCCTCACTTGATTCTGTTGAAAGTGGGGGTGCTGCCCTTGGAGGACGGGGTTCCCCCTCCTCTCGCCTTCTCCTCGGATCAG ATCATGGTCTTCGGAAagccaagaaaccaaaaaagaaaactaagaagagAAGACACAAGTCG AACAGTCCTGAGAGTGAGACAGACCCTGAGGAGAAAGCTGCCAAGGAGAGTGATGAGAAAGAACCAGAACAGGACAAGGACAGGGACCTCCGGCGGGCAGAGCTCCCTAACCGCTCCCCAGCCTTTGGGATCAAGAAGGAGAAG ACGGGCTGGGACACGTCGGAAAGCGAGCTGAGCGAGGGGGAGCTGGAAAGACGGCGGCGGACGCTCTTGCAGCAGCTGGACGACCACCAGTGA
- the PRPF40B gene encoding pre-mRNA-processing factor 40 homolog B isoform X3 yields the protein METSKLQMTLMGLSQLTLDWQKKEQSVPESGPRPPAAPAPFPPGPPMMPPPFMPPPGIPPPFPPMGLPPMSQRPPAIPPMPPGIMPPMLPPMGAPPPLTQIPGMVPPMMPGMLMPAVPVTTATAPGADTASSAVAGTGPPRALWSEHVAPDGRIYYYNADDKQSVWEKPSVLKSKAELLLSQCPWKEYKSDTGKPYYYNNQSKESRWTRPKDLDDLEALVKQEAAGKQQQPQTLQPQPPQPQPDPPPVPPGPTLLPTGLLEPEPGGSEDCTVSEAAQPLEQGFLQQPEEGPSSSAGQHQPPQQEEEESKPEPERSGLSWSNREKAKQAFKELLRDKAVPSNASWEQAMKMVVTDPRYSALPKLSEKKQAFNAYKAQREKEEKEEARLRAKEAKQTLQHFLEQHERMTSTTRYRRAEQTFGELEVWAVVPERDRKEVYDDVLFFLAKKEKEQAKQLRRRNIQALKSILDGMSSVNFQTTWSQAQQYLMDNPSFAQDHQLQNMDKEDALICFEEHIRALEREEEEERERARLRERRQQRKNREAFQTFLDELHETGQLHSMSTWMELYPAVSTDIRFANMLGQPGSTPLDLFKFYVEELKARFHDEKKIIKDILKDRGFCVEVNTAFEDFAHVISFDKRAAALDAGNIKLTFNSLLEKAEAREREREKEEARRLRRREAAFRSMLRQAVPALELGTAWEEVRERFVCDSAFEQITLESERIRLFREFLQVLETECQHLHSKGRKHGRKGKKHHRKRSHSPSVSWRGSESGDEELPPPSLRPPKRRRRNPSESGSEPSSSLDSVESGGAALGGRGSPSSRLLLGSDHGLRKAKKPKKKTKKRRHKSELRRRPLGSYRTVLRVRQTLRRKLPRRVMRKNQNRTRTGTSGGQSSLTAPQPLGSRRRRRAGTRRKAS from the exons ATGGAAACTTCCAAACTACAGATGACTTTGATGGGGCTCAGCCAGCTGACTCTGGACTGGCAAAAGAAAGAACAG TCGGTTCCCGAGTCTGGTCCCCGGCCCCCAGCAGCGCCTGCCCCCTTCCCACCGGGGCCCCCCATGATGCCACCACCCTTC ATGCCTCCTCCAGGAATCCCCCCACCTTTTCCTCCAATGGGGCTTCCTCCCATGAGTCAGAGACCACCGGCCATCCCCCCCATGCCACCTGGCATCATGCCCCCAATGCTCCCACCAATGGGGGCACCACCACCGCTCACACAG ATACCAGGAATGGTACCTCCCATGATGCCAGGAATGCTGATGCCAGCAGTGCCCGTCACCACAGCG ACGGCTCCGGGTGCGGACACCGCCAGCT CTGCTGTGGCTGGGACAGGCCCTCCG aGGGCACTGTGGAGTGAGCATGTGGCCCCTGATGGGCGCATCTACTACTACAATGCTGACGACAAGCAGTCCGTGTGGGAGAAGCCCAGCGTGCTCAAGTCCAAGGCAGAG CTCCTGCTGTCCCAGTGTCCCTGGAAAGAGTACAAGTCGGACACAGGCAAACCTTACTACTACAACAATCAGAGTAAGGAGTCCCGCTGGACCCGGCCCAAGGACCTGGATGACTtggagg CTCTAGTCAAACAAGAGGCTGCAGG GAAACAGCAGCAGCCACAGACACTACAGCCACAGCCTCCTCAGCCTCAGCCCGATCCCCCACCTGTGCCGCCTGGCCCCACCTTGCTGCCCACAGGCCTCCTAGAACCTGAGCCAGGTGGGAGTGAAGATTGCACTGTGTCAGAGGCTGCCCAGCCCCTGGAGCAGGGGTTCCTGCAGCAGCCAGAGGAGGGCCCCAGCAG TTCTGCTGGACAGCATCAGCCACCAcagcaagaggaagaagaatcAAAACCGGAGCCGGAGAGGTCTGGTCTCAGTTGGAGTAACCGGGAGAAGGCAAAGCAGGCCTTCAAGGAGCTGCTGAGGGACAAG GCTGTCCCCTCCAATGCTTCGTGGGAACAGGCCATGAAGATGGTGGTCACTGACCCCCGTTACAG TGCCTTGCCCAAACTGAGTGAGAAAAAGCAGGCATTCAATGCCTACAAAGCACAgcgggagaaggaggagaaggaagaggcccGGCTAAGAGCCAAGGAGGCCAAGCAGACCTTGCAGCATTTCCTGGAGCAGCATGAACGCATGACCTCCACCACCCGCTACCG GCGGGCAGAACAGACGTTTGGGGAGCTGGAGGTCTGGGCTGTGGTCCCTGAGAGGGATCGAAAAGAGGTTTATGATGATGTCCTCTTCTTCCTGGCCAAGAAGGAGAAG GAACAGGCTAAGCAGCTGCGGCGCCGCAACATCCAGGCCCTGAAGAGCATCCTAGATGGGATGAGTAGTGTCAACTTCCAAACCACCTGGTCCCAGGCCCAGCAGTACCTCATGGATAATCCCAGCTTTGCTCAGGACCATCAGCTGCAGA ACATGGACAAGGAAGATGCGCTGATCTGCTTTGAGGAGCACATCCGAGctttggagagggaggaggaggaggagcgagAGCGAGCCCGACTTCGGGAGCGGCGCCAGCAGCGCAAGAACCGGGAGGCCTTCCAG ACCTTCCTGGACGAGCTGCACGAGACAGGGCAGCTGCACTCCATGTCCACCTGGATGGAGCTGTACCCAGCGGTCAGCACTGACATCCGCTTTGCCAACATGCTGGGCCAGCCGG GCTCCACCCCTCTGGACTTGTTCAAGTTCTATGTGGAGGAGTTGAAGGCACGATTCCATGATGAGAAGAAGATCATAAAGGACATCCTTAAG GACCGGGGCTTCTGCGTGGAGGTGAACACAGCCTTCGAGGACTTCGCCCACGTCATAAGCTTTGACAAGAGGGCTGCTGCGCTGGATGCAGGCAACATCAAGCTGACTTTCAATAGT CTGCTGGAAAAAGCAGAGGCACGCGAGAGAGAGCGGGAGAAGGAGGAGGCCCGGCGGCTGCGGCGCAGGGAAGCTGCCTTCCGAAGCATGCTGAGGCAGGCTGTGCCTGCTCTGGAGCTGGGCACGGCCTGGGAAGAG GTCCGTGAGCGCTTTGTGTGCGACTCAGCCTTTGAGCAGATCACCCTGGAGTCGGAGCGGATCCGGCTCTTTCGGGAGTTCCTGCAGGTACTGGAG ACGGAATGCCAGCACCTCCACAGCAAAGGCCGGAAGCACGGCAGAAAGGGCAAGAAGCACCATCGCAAGCGCTCCCACTCACCTTCAGTGAGTTGGCGG GGCTCTGAGTCAGGAGACGAGGAGCTGCCCCCACCCTCTCTCCGGCCCCCCAAGCGGAGGCGACGGAACCCCTCGGAGTCGGGCTCTGAGCCCTCTTCCTCACTTGATTCTGTTGAAAGTGGGGGTGCTGCCCTTGGAGGACGGGGTTCCCCCTCCTCTCGCCTTCTCCTCGGATCAG ATCATGGTCTTCGGAAagccaagaaaccaaaaaagaaaactaagaagagAAGACACAAGTCG GAACTGAGGAGGCGGCCTCTGGGCTCTTACAGAACAGTCCTGAGAGTGAGACAGACCCTGAGGAGAAAGCTGCCAAGGAGAGTGATGAGAAAGAACCAGAACAGGACAAGGACAGGGACCTCCGGCGGGCAGAGCTCCCTAACCGCTCCCCAGCCTTTGGGATCAAGAAGGAGAAG ACGGGCTGGGACACGTCGGAAAGCGAGCTGA
- the PRPF40B gene encoding pre-mRNA-processing factor 40 homolog B isoform X15, whose protein sequence is METSKLQMTLMGLSQLTLDWQKKEQSVPESGPRPPAAPAPFPPGPPMMPPPFMPPPGIPPPFPPMGLPPMSQRPPAIPPMPPGIMPPMLPPMGAPPPLTQIPGMVPPMMPGMLMPAVPVTTATAPGADTASSAVAGTGPPRALWSEHVAPDGRIYYYNADDKQSVWEKPSVLKSKAELLLSQCPWKEYKSDTGKPYYYNNQSKESRWTRPKDLDDLEALVKQEAAGKQQQPQTLQPQPPQPQPDPPPVPPGPTLLPTGLLEPEPGGSEDCTVSEAAQPLEQGFLQQPEEGPSSSAGQHQPPQQEEEESKPEPERSGLSWSNREKAKQAFKELLRDKAVPSNASWEQAMKMVVTDPRYSALPKLSEKKQAFNAYKAQREKEEKEEARLRAKEAKQTLQHFLEQHERMTSTTRYRRAEQTFGELEVWAVVPERDRKEVYDDVLFFLAKKEKEQAKQLRRRNIQALKSILDGMSSVNFQTTWSQAQQYLMDNPSFAQDHQLQNMDKEDALICFEEHIRALEREEEEERERARLRERRQQRKNREAFQTFLDELHETGQLHSMSTWMELYPAVSTDIRFANMLGQPGSTPLDLFKFYVEELKARFHDEKKIIKDILKDRGFCVEVNTAFEDFAHVISFDKRAAALDAGNIKLTFNSLLEKAEAREREREKEEARRLRRREAAFRSMLRQAVPALELGTAWEEVRERFVCDSAFEQITLESERIRLFREFLQVLETECQHLHSKGRKHGRKGKKHHRKRSHSPSVSWRGSESGDEELPPPSLRPPKRRRRNPSESGSEPSSSLDSVESGGAALGGRGSPSSRLLLGSGGKRREGRRTGLRLPQTGPCL, encoded by the exons ATGGAAACTTCCAAACTACAGATGACTTTGATGGGGCTCAGCCAGCTGACTCTGGACTGGCAAAAGAAAGAACAG TCGGTTCCCGAGTCTGGTCCCCGGCCCCCAGCAGCGCCTGCCCCCTTCCCACCGGGGCCCCCCATGATGCCACCACCCTTC ATGCCTCCTCCAGGAATCCCCCCACCTTTTCCTCCAATGGGGCTTCCTCCCATGAGTCAGAGACCACCGGCCATCCCCCCCATGCCACCTGGCATCATGCCCCCAATGCTCCCACCAATGGGGGCACCACCACCGCTCACACAG ATACCAGGAATGGTACCTCCCATGATGCCAGGAATGCTGATGCCAGCAGTGCCCGTCACCACAGCG ACGGCTCCGGGTGCGGACACCGCCAGCT CTGCTGTGGCTGGGACAGGCCCTCCG aGGGCACTGTGGAGTGAGCATGTGGCCCCTGATGGGCGCATCTACTACTACAATGCTGACGACAAGCAGTCCGTGTGGGAGAAGCCCAGCGTGCTCAAGTCCAAGGCAGAG CTCCTGCTGTCCCAGTGTCCCTGGAAAGAGTACAAGTCGGACACAGGCAAACCTTACTACTACAACAATCAGAGTAAGGAGTCCCGCTGGACCCGGCCCAAGGACCTGGATGACTtggagg CTCTAGTCAAACAAGAGGCTGCAGG GAAACAGCAGCAGCCACAGACACTACAGCCACAGCCTCCTCAGCCTCAGCCCGATCCCCCACCTGTGCCGCCTGGCCCCACCTTGCTGCCCACAGGCCTCCTAGAACCTGAGCCAGGTGGGAGTGAAGATTGCACTGTGTCAGAGGCTGCCCAGCCCCTGGAGCAGGGGTTCCTGCAGCAGCCAGAGGAGGGCCCCAGCAG TTCTGCTGGACAGCATCAGCCACCAcagcaagaggaagaagaatcAAAACCGGAGCCGGAGAGGTCTGGTCTCAGTTGGAGTAACCGGGAGAAGGCAAAGCAGGCCTTCAAGGAGCTGCTGAGGGACAAG GCTGTCCCCTCCAATGCTTCGTGGGAACAGGCCATGAAGATGGTGGTCACTGACCCCCGTTACAG TGCCTTGCCCAAACTGAGTGAGAAAAAGCAGGCATTCAATGCCTACAAAGCACAgcgggagaaggaggagaaggaagaggcccGGCTAAGAGCCAAGGAGGCCAAGCAGACCTTGCAGCATTTCCTGGAGCAGCATGAACGCATGACCTCCACCACCCGCTACCG GCGGGCAGAACAGACGTTTGGGGAGCTGGAGGTCTGGGCTGTGGTCCCTGAGAGGGATCGAAAAGAGGTTTATGATGATGTCCTCTTCTTCCTGGCCAAGAAGGAGAAG GAACAGGCTAAGCAGCTGCGGCGCCGCAACATCCAGGCCCTGAAGAGCATCCTAGATGGGATGAGTAGTGTCAACTTCCAAACCACCTGGTCCCAGGCCCAGCAGTACCTCATGGATAATCCCAGCTTTGCTCAGGACCATCAGCTGCAGA ACATGGACAAGGAAGATGCGCTGATCTGCTTTGAGGAGCACATCCGAGctttggagagggaggaggaggaggagcgagAGCGAGCCCGACTTCGGGAGCGGCGCCAGCAGCGCAAGAACCGGGAGGCCTTCCAG ACCTTCCTGGACGAGCTGCACGAGACAGGGCAGCTGCACTCCATGTCCACCTGGATGGAGCTGTACCCAGCGGTCAGCACTGACATCCGCTTTGCCAACATGCTGGGCCAGCCGG GCTCCACCCCTCTGGACTTGTTCAAGTTCTATGTGGAGGAGTTGAAGGCACGATTCCATGATGAGAAGAAGATCATAAAGGACATCCTTAAG GACCGGGGCTTCTGCGTGGAGGTGAACACAGCCTTCGAGGACTTCGCCCACGTCATAAGCTTTGACAAGAGGGCTGCTGCGCTGGATGCAGGCAACATCAAGCTGACTTTCAATAGT CTGCTGGAAAAAGCAGAGGCACGCGAGAGAGAGCGGGAGAAGGAGGAGGCCCGGCGGCTGCGGCGCAGGGAAGCTGCCTTCCGAAGCATGCTGAGGCAGGCTGTGCCTGCTCTGGAGCTGGGCACGGCCTGGGAAGAG GTCCGTGAGCGCTTTGTGTGCGACTCAGCCTTTGAGCAGATCACCCTGGAGTCGGAGCGGATCCGGCTCTTTCGGGAGTTCCTGCAGGTACTGGAG ACGGAATGCCAGCACCTCCACAGCAAAGGCCGGAAGCACGGCAGAAAGGGCAAGAAGCACCATCGCAAGCGCTCCCACTCACCTTCAGTGAGTTGGCGG GGCTCTGAGTCAGGAGACGAGGAGCTGCCCCCACCCTCTCTCCGGCCCCCCAAGCGGAGGCGACGGAACCCCTCGGAGTCGGGCTCTGAGCCCTCTTCCTCACTTGATTCTGTTGAAAGTGGGGGTGCTGCCCTTGGAGGACGGGGTTCCCCCTCCTCTCGCCTTCTCCTCGGATCAG GCGGGAAgcggagagaaggaaggagaactgGACTGAGACTTCCTCAGACAGGTCCCTGCCTGTGA